The Priestia koreensis genomic interval GGGATACGATTGAGCGCGAAGGAATTCATATGATGCTTGGATTCCCGTCTGTTTATACGTATATGCTAGAGGAACTCAAGGAAAGAGGAGGCAAACCTGAAACGTTTAAATATGCGGCAGCGGGCGGAACGAAGGTGCCAGCAAGCCTCATCCATGAATACGAAAAACAAGGCATTTCCATGATGGAAGGCTACGGAAGTACCGAGGCATGGGTCGTCAGCGCTTGGCGTCATGATATGGGCGAAAGCAAGGCAGATTCCGTTGGAAAAGCAGTTCCAGGCGTCCAAATTAAAATCACCGATCCTGAGACGGGGGAAACTCTTCCACAAGGTGAAGTTGGCGAAATTATGGTGAAGAGTCCTTACGTATTTAAAGGGTATTGGAGTAACGAAGAAGCAACGAAGCAGGTTTTCACTGACGGATGGTTCCATATGGGTGATGCCGGCAAATTAGACAAAGACGGTTTTCTGTATATTATGGGACGATATAAAGATGTCATCGTGCGCGGTGGTGATAACGTGTATCCAATTCAGCTAGAAGAAATTATTCAGCATATGGATGGTGTGTTAGAAGTAGCGGTAATTGGGATTCCAGATGACTTCTGGGGAGAGATTCCGCGTGCATACGTCGTAAAAGATGTGAATAGTTCTCTTACGGAAAAGGACGTTATTGCGAATCTTCAATCACGCGTAGCGGACTACAAAGTACCCCAAGTAGAGTTTATCCGAGAGCTTCCGAAAAACACGCTCGGAAAAATTGTGAAGCGCGACCTAAAGGATCTTGTGTTAGGTGTTCTGCAATAGGAGGACGTAAAAAAGGCGTAGCCCAAAGGGTTACGCTTTTTTACATGTGATGAGACATATGTGAGTGAATGACATGGCCCTTCGGAGTGAGAGTATAGCCTTGTCTTAGTTTACTAATGATTTCCCACTTTTGGAGCGTTTCAAACATCGAATATAAATATTTTTCTTTTTGATTGGCAAGAGCTCCGTACCCCTTGTGTTCATCGAGCTTTCGTTGCCGAATATTATTTGTTGAATGCCCTGTTAAAAGCTGTGTGTAGAGCTGCCCTGATACAGAGTCACGTAAATCATGAATTAACGACAGCGTGTCGTATAATTGATGAGGCGTTAGCGTGATCTTTCCTACGTCTAACGAATCCTGCAGAAACTTCTCTTGTAGTCCGTTAATCTCTTCTTGAAGCTGATTCTTTAGAGATGTGAGTGCATGTAGCCACTCCGTTTGCTTCGCGATCGTCTTATATGAAGAAAGGTGAGATAAAATTGAGACGTCCTCTAACTGAAAGAATGAGAGCCACTCAATGGTTTCTTCGTCCGTTGTGCGCGGGGCCTTGAGATCCATGAGCGCATGAATCCATGACAGCAAGTGGGGAATCTCAATAGGTGACATACTCCATGTTTCAAGTTCTTTTTGTAAATTATTTATTTCGTTAATCACGGAAGAGTCATGCTCGATCCGATCTTTCCAATGCTGGATGGAATGAAGCGATTGAATGAGTTCCGGGTTTAATAACATCAACTCTTTTAATTGCTCGCTTGTCGTATACAGACGTTTGCTAGCGAGCTCAACATCAACTTCTTCTTTCAGCATGACCGTTTGTGAGGGAACGTGGTACACTAAAATGGTCCCACCTGTTGTATCCTTCACAACGATCTGCTTCTCTCTCGCTTCAAAGGATAACGTCACTTCTGAATAGGCATCAAGACCTTCATGGAACTCCTCTTTTGACCACATACGAAATGGTCGCATAATAATCTCCACACGTTCTCGCCAATACGCTACTTTTTCAGGCTGCTTCATCGAAAAGAGTAGTGGAGAGGCTGCCACGCGCTCAATTGCTTCAATACGTTGTTCATACTGGTGATACAGCTTAATGAACGGATGGTTATGAAATGCTTCGTTCATTGAATGAAGCCAGTTCTCGCGATTGTTTTGGCTGATCTGTGCACAAAACATATAGTCTCTTATGACGTTATGAATATGTGTCTGAAGCTGCTCCTTGCTTAACGTCGTAATATCCTGCTTATAGCACTGTTCCAAGTGGAGAGGGACACCTGTTTGTGCGCTCTGTTCTTTCCATAAAAACGTATCAGGTTTCCATAAATGAGGAAAAATTTCTTCCTCTCTATTAATAGCTAGTGGAAAACCACTATGCTGATTTTTAAACAAGAAAGTGGAGAGTTGTAGCTGGTCCGCATCGGAATAGTTGCTTAATGTTTGGGAGACGGCATGATTAATACGTGTTAACAGTCCTCTTGTATGCTTGTTTGCCAGCGAACGAACGGCTTTATTTTTTCGCCCAATCGGGATGAAGGTTAGGTAATCATAGTCGGTAAACTCAACGACAAGTTGTGATGGAATCGCCATATGTACAGCTCCTTTCTACTATTAATATAGTGTACGATTTTTGCTAGAGAATATGAAAGTTTTAGTGTGCTGACGATTATAAATTAATGTTATGATAGAAAAATGATGAACGATGGTACAGATATGCTGTATCAAATGTAGGAGGACATATTAAATGATGCAAGAAGCAACGCGCTATTTAAAAAGTTATTTCGGATATGATCAGTTTCGACAAGGACAAGAGGATATTATTCAAAATGTCTTAAACGGTCATCACACGGCAGGCATCATGCCCACAGGAGGCGGGAAATCACTTTGCTATCAAATTCCTGCTCTCGTCCTTCCAGGGATAACGCTTGTGATCTCACCGCTTATCTCTTTAATGAAAGACCAAGTGGACGCTCTCGAGCAAGTAGGGATTCATGCGACGTATATTAATAGTACGTTAACGGCAGGTGAAGCAGATCGGCGCCTAGAGGAAGTGAGCATGGGAGAATGTCGCATTTTGTATATCGCGCCTGAACGATTAGAGTCACCTTTTTTCATGCAGCAGCTTGAAAACTTACCTATTTCGCTTGTTGCAGTAGATGAAGCTCACTGTATATCCCAGTGGGGGCATGATTTTCGACCAAGCTACTTGCGTATTCATCGCTTTGTAAAAGAGCTCTCGTCTCAACCGACTGTGTTAGCATTAACCGCAACGGCCACTCCACAAGTACAGGAAGATATTTGTGCGCAGCTGTCGATTCCACAAGAATCCACTTTTATTACCGGATTTGAACGCAGTAATTTATCCTTTAACGTTGTAAAAGGTCAAGATGCAGATGATTTTCTACAGCAGTACCTTAAAAAAAATCCAGGAGAATCGGGCATTATTTACGCGGCCACACGAAAAGACGTGGATGCATTATATGAGCGATTGAACAAAAGTGGCATTGAAACAGGGCGTTATCATGCTGGATTAAACGAGAAGGAGCGTTCAGATCAGCAGGAACGTTTCTTACGAGACGATGTGACGATTATGGTCGCAACGAATGCATTCGGAATGGGCATTGATAAAAGTAACGTGCGCTTTGTCATTCATTATCAGCTTCCTAAAAATATGGAGAGCTACTACCAAGAAGCAGGGCGTGCGGGGCGAGATGGTTTAGAAAGCGAATGTATATTGTTATATTCGCCTCAGGACGTCCAAGTACAGCGCTATTTAATTGATCAATCCATGAACGAGGAAAAGAAGAAGCAGGAGCTGCAAAAGCTTCATCAAATGCGCGATTATTGTCATACAGAAGGCTGCTTGCAAGCATTTATCCTTCACTATTTTGGCGATCATAACGCAACGGAATGCGGAAAATGTAGCAACTGCACAGATGATCGAGACTCAGTGGATGTGACAAAAGAAACACAAATGGTGCTCTCTTGTATGATTCGCATGGGACAGCGATTTGGAAAAACGTTGATTGCGCAAGTGTTAACGGGTTCCAACAACAAGAAAGTTATCGATATGCGTTTTAATCAGCTTCCTACGTACGGGATTATGAAGGATAAAACGGCTAAAGAAGTTAGTGAATTTATTGATTTCCTGACTTCTGAACAGATTATTGGCATTTCGGGAGGACAATATCCTGTTTTAATCGTCACGGAAAATGGGAAGAGCGTGCTTCAAGGGACGCATCCTGTCATGCGAAAAGAACAGGTAGAGGTCGTGCAAGTCGCGGTCGATGACGAGCTCTTTGAAAAGCTCCGTCAGCTTCGTAAAGCAATTGCGGATGAAGAGAACGTGCCTCCTTTTGTCATTTTCTCGGATCAAACGCTTCAAGATATATCGCGGAGACTTCCGCTCTCAAAAGAGGAGCTGTTGATGGTAAAAGGAATCGGGGAACAAAAGAAAGAGCGCTACGGAGATCGTTTTCTTCAAGTAGTAGAAGACTATAAGCGTGAACATCCTGACCGCGAGCCGATTGTAGAGGAAGTGAAAGTAAAGAAAAAACCAAAGCGATCAAGTTCAAAGGAAGGGTCCCATTTAGTCACGTTTGAGATGTATGAACAAGGACAATCAATTGAAGAGATTGCCAAAAGCCGCGACCTTTCGCTTGTAACAGTCGAAAATCATTTATTGCGTGCGGCAGAAGACGGTAAAAGCATTGAGTGGGAGACGTTTTTTACACATGAACAAGAAAAACAAGTGGAAGAGGCCATTCGTGAAGTGGGAGAAGGCTTCCTGAAACCAATCAAAGAAGCTCTTCCGAGTGACATTAGTTATTTTGTTATTAAAGCTATTTTGGCAAAACGTCAATTAATGAATCAGTAGAATTTTCAAAAACCAGGAATAAAAGGCAAGGTCATGATGCATACTACTGTAAAAAAAGGAGATATGCTCATGTACTTTGCGAAAAAAGGAATCGAAGAACCAGCTCCAATTATTGAAAATACGGTTGTATACGCCTGTGAAGCAGACTCGTGTAACGGCTGGATGCGTGAGGAATTTGCGACAGCGGACAGAAGTTGTCCGTTATGCAACAGTGGGATGAAACAAGAAGTACGTGAGTTACCTCAAATTAAAGTTGAATATAACGCTTATTCATAAGAAGAGAGCCATGACAATTCATCGTCATGGCTTTTTTTATGTGTTAATTCTATAAGGAACAAGAATATCACTTAAGAAAAAAATCATGCTAAAAAAGTATTATTTTTCCTATATTGAGCAAACTACTTACTGTAATAAATACAACTATTTATTACAACATCAATTAATAGAAAAGGTAGGTTTGGTCAATGGATATTATGAGAGATATTTGCTTTTTAATTGGAGTTGGATGCTTAGCCTTTTTCTACTATCAAATGTTTCGAAAAGAAAGTCGGAAAAAAGAAGAAAAAGAATCATAAAAGGGTTGACTTATTAAATTAATTATCGTATGCTTATGTACCTGTTGATAAATTACTGAGGAAATCTGCGGCACAGAGAGAAGGGATGCTCTCTGTTTTTCAAGATCGTAAGGAGATCAGCAGACAAAGGGGACCACATTCATTTTATTTTTCTCCCATGCGTTACTTTCATCTTCGTTTTGTTACTTCGTATAGAATGATTCCATTCATTTATCCATTTAACAGAAATCTTAAATGACTTATGCAGTGAGGTAGCGATGCACAAGTCTGGTTCATACTGGCGCGGCTTCGGAGCCGTAAGGACGAAAGAGAGGTAGGGCTTTCGTTGTGCTAGACACAATCGCTCCGGATACTGTACGTAATGAAAAGAAAAAGATTATAACTGAGGTCGGTCAAACAAGCGGTGAAGTCGTCTAGATTTCACCGCTTGTTGCAATTTGTCGAGCAATTTTTTTATTTTTTTATGGAATACTTGGGTATCCCCTGTCGCTCTAAAGATTGTTGAACATTTTATTTGTTGGATGTTATCGCTTACAACAGCTTGTCAGGAAGGACTTTCCTTGACATCATTTCTCCTCGTGTTAGTATTAAAAGCGTTGAAAAAACACGAACAGAAACACGAACAAATCAAATGAAAACAAAGAAAATTAAACGGGAGCGATTCAATGTTAAACGAACAAAAAGTTGCGTTTTTAGGCGCAGGATCGATGGCGGAAGCAATGATTTCCGGCATGGTTAGTGCAAAGAAATTATCTCCTCATCAAATTATTGCGACAAACAAAAGCAATGAAGATCGATTAACAGAATTACAAGAGAAATACGGCATTACGGCTATTTCAAGAGATGAATTGGTGTACGAAGACGTGGATGTGTTCATCTTAGCAATGAAACCGAAAGATGCAGATGCTGTTCTTGTTGATTTAAAAGATAAAATAAACCCTAATCAGTTGGTTATGTCTGTACTCGCGGGTATTTCAACGGAGTTTATGGAAGTCCGCTTGCATGACAATCAGCCGATTATTCGCGTTATGCCGAACACTTCTAGCATGATGCAGGAATCTGCTACTGCTATTTCAACTGGTCAACATGTGGGAATGGATCATGTGCTAACAGCAAAAGAATTGCTGTCTTGTATCGGTGAAGTATATGTGATTGAAGAAGAAAAAATGGACATTTTTACAGGGATTGCCGGAAGTGGCCCCGCGTATTTTTACTATTTGATGGAGCACATTGAAAAAGCGGCTGAAGAAGAAGGTATGCCACCAGAGCTTGCTCGTCAAATTGGAGCTCAGACGATTCTAGGTGCAGCTAAAATGATCATGAATCGTGATGAAACCCCCTCAGAGCTACGTGAGAACGTGACGTCACCCAACGGAACAACAGCAGCAGGACTAGATGCGTTAGCTGAAAATGGTGGTGGAAGGGCGATTATGGCTGCAGTAAAAGGAGCCTCTTCTCGTTCAAAAGAAATTAGTAAGCAATTAGAAAAAGTTCATGCATAAGGGGTTTAACCCTTATGCACATGGGTAAATTAATAAGCGGAATAATCGAAATATTGAAAAAACAGGAGTGATTAGATGGCCCCCGACACCATGAGAAAGCGGGTTGTAATTAAGATTGGAAGTAGTTCACTAACGAGTATGCACGGTGAAATTAGCCGAAAGAAGTTAGAGCGACTTGTCGATGAAGTTGTTCATTTAAAAGATGACGGACATGAAGTGTTACTTGTTTCATCTGGAGCAGTAGCAGCAGGATATCGAAAGTTAGGATGTCTTGAGCGACCAAGCTCCCTGCCAGAAAAACAAGCGGCAGCTTCCATTGGTCAAGGATTGCTAGTTGAGGCATATTCAGAGCTATTCCTTTCACATGGTTACGTAGCTTCTCAAATTTTAATTACGAGAGATGATTTTTCAGATGAGAACCGCTACAACAATGTTCGTAATACGATCAATGTCTTGCTAGAACGAGGAATTGTACCTATTATTAACGAAAATGATACCGTCACGATCGACCGGCTTAAATTTGGAGACAACGACACGCTGTCTGCAAAGGTTGCTGGATTAGTGAACGCGGATCAGCTCGTCATCCTATCAGATATTGATGGTCTTTATGATGATAACCCACATACAAATCCGCACGCAAAACTGCTCGAGAACGTTGAAGAAATCACACCAGAAATTGAAGCAGGTGCAGGTGATTC includes:
- a CDS encoding RQC-minor-2 family DNA-binding protein — its product is MAIPSQLVVEFTDYDYLTFIPIGRKNKAVRSLANKHTRGLLTRINHAVSQTLSNYSDADQLQLSTFLFKNQHSGFPLAINREEEIFPHLWKPDTFLWKEQSAQTGVPLHLEQCYKQDITTLSKEQLQTHIHNVIRDYMFCAQISQNNRENWLHSMNEAFHNHPFIKLYHQYEQRIEAIERVAASPLLFSMKQPEKVAYWRERVEIIMRPFRMWSKEEFHEGLDAYSEVTLSFEAREKQIVVKDTTGGTILVYHVPSQTVMLKEEVDVELASKRLYTTSEQLKELMLLNPELIQSLHSIQHWKDRIEHDSSVINEINNLQKELETWSMSPIEIPHLLSWIHALMDLKAPRTTDEETIEWLSFFQLEDVSILSHLSSYKTIAKQTEWLHALTSLKNQLQEEINGLQEKFLQDSLDVGKITLTPHQLYDTLSLIHDLRDSVSGQLYTQLLTGHSTNNIRQRKLDEHKGYGALANQKEKYLYSMFETLQKWEIISKLRQGYTLTPKGHVIHSHMSHHM
- the proC gene encoding pyrroline-5-carboxylate reductase translates to MLNEQKVAFLGAGSMAEAMISGMVSAKKLSPHQIIATNKSNEDRLTELQEKYGITAISRDELVYEDVDVFILAMKPKDADAVLVDLKDKINPNQLVMSVLAGISTEFMEVRLHDNQPIIRVMPNTSSMMQESATAISTGQHVGMDHVLTAKELLSCIGEVYVIEEEKMDIFTGIAGSGPAYFYYLMEHIEKAAEEEGMPPELARQIGAQTILGAAKMIMNRDETPSELRENVTSPNGTTAAGLDALAENGGGRAIMAAVKGASSRSKEISKQLEKVHA
- a CDS encoding class I adenylate-forming enzyme family protein, translating into MSMMQEILTKRAEKTPHLEALVGGTTRYTFKQYNERVNQMAHYLMSLGVQKGNMVGILCKNNHPVPTIMMAAMKIGAVPVPFSWQLTAFELEDLLQTAKPTVLFYDEEFAGHVKGARENQIVPHMIQAGKGFHTTEAYEQIFAEHSIEEPSVSLTGEDTAFMLFTSGTTGNAKGCMITHGGLDAYFKEAAKRPVKEGGRFLAVHPLFHMSGILNLFNSITSGITIIFEIDSTPKTIWDTIEREGIHMMLGFPSVYTYMLEELKERGGKPETFKYAAAGGTKVPASLIHEYEKQGISMMEGYGSTEAWVVSAWRHDMGESKADSVGKAVPGVQIKITDPETGETLPQGEVGEIMVKSPYVFKGYWSNEEATKQVFTDGWFHMGDAGKLDKDGFLYIMGRYKDVIVRGGDNVYPIQLEEIIQHMDGVLEVAVIGIPDDFWGEIPRAYVVKDVNSSLTEKDVIANLQSRVADYKVPQVEFIRELPKNTLGKIVKRDLKDLVLGVLQ
- the proB gene encoding glutamate 5-kinase produces the protein MAPDTMRKRVVIKIGSSSLTSMHGEISRKKLERLVDEVVHLKDDGHEVLLVSSGAVAAGYRKLGCLERPSSLPEKQAAASIGQGLLVEAYSELFLSHGYVASQILITRDDFSDENRYNNVRNTINVLLERGIVPIINENDTVTIDRLKFGDNDTLSAKVAGLVNADQLVILSDIDGLYDDNPHTNPHAKLLENVEEITPEIEAGAGDSASAVGTGGMRSKLDAFKITMASGIPAFLGKAGITNIIYDSIHSTAKGTYFTPTDDSANLDQKKQWIAFNSGPEGEIVVSNFAKDGMIEHSECLHSNGVERVMGYFQRGSVVRLLDVDEQEIGLGIVNYSSEEIKASNSGEELQRIIEKDGFVCHLEIAIPVGV
- a CDS encoding cold-inducible protein YdjO-related protein; the protein is MYFAKKGIEEPAPIIENTVVYACEADSCNGWMREEFATADRSCPLCNSGMKQEVRELPQIKVEYNAYS
- the recQ gene encoding DNA helicase RecQ gives rise to the protein MMQEATRYLKSYFGYDQFRQGQEDIIQNVLNGHHTAGIMPTGGGKSLCYQIPALVLPGITLVISPLISLMKDQVDALEQVGIHATYINSTLTAGEADRRLEEVSMGECRILYIAPERLESPFFMQQLENLPISLVAVDEAHCISQWGHDFRPSYLRIHRFVKELSSQPTVLALTATATPQVQEDICAQLSIPQESTFITGFERSNLSFNVVKGQDADDFLQQYLKKNPGESGIIYAATRKDVDALYERLNKSGIETGRYHAGLNEKERSDQQERFLRDDVTIMVATNAFGMGIDKSNVRFVIHYQLPKNMESYYQEAGRAGRDGLESECILLYSPQDVQVQRYLIDQSMNEEKKKQELQKLHQMRDYCHTEGCLQAFILHYFGDHNATECGKCSNCTDDRDSVDVTKETQMVLSCMIRMGQRFGKTLIAQVLTGSNNKKVIDMRFNQLPTYGIMKDKTAKEVSEFIDFLTSEQIIGISGGQYPVLIVTENGKSVLQGTHPVMRKEQVEVVQVAVDDELFEKLRQLRKAIADEENVPPFVIFSDQTLQDISRRLPLSKEELLMVKGIGEQKKERYGDRFLQVVEDYKREHPDREPIVEEVKVKKKPKRSSSKEGSHLVTFEMYEQGQSIEEIAKSRDLSLVTVENHLLRAAEDGKSIEWETFFTHEQEKQVEEAIREVGEGFLKPIKEALPSDISYFVIKAILAKRQLMNQ